ATCTATTTAGAAGTCTCCTTAGAAGGGAGAGTTGCATGACTACATAATTTATCACGTTGACTAAATGAATTTCATTGCAGGAGCTGCTGGATCCTCAATGTGTGGACAATCCAAGAGCCGGCTTTACGCGACCTAGCCATCACCCGTAGatattatttgaaaatagggagtttaagatctaagacgcgacggtagcgaaaacgtcgctcaaaattgcaagttcacgCTTGTCAATCTTTTTCGTCACTATCTCAGTTTGTGTAATTTTCAAAAGCTAGCAGGACTactcaggaactgaatttagaggtgcggtgtcaaggctaggaaagaaaattgaaattggcgcctgtgtgttcacgttctctttATAACTTGAGAAACAGTCATTTAACGTCGCAGATTTaccgagaacgggaaagaaatgtacaaaaataataaaagcacgtgaagggcgtgcgaaggttttgtttttgttaattaaatatgcaaaatttgtggcgttgtcgctgccgtcgcgtcgtagatcttaaactccctaatgtctATTTCCAAACTGCCTTTTAGGAAAGGAAGTAGGGCTATGCCAAAGAAAACATCGATTCCGGTCTCTTCAACGAAGTTTGGTTTTATACTTCATGAAACCATGCTGTGCAGCAGTAATCAATCACGCTTTTACTTCTTCAGCTTGTAGGTTTTGTTTACCCAATACAGATCACATGATACCCTCAaggaaattttgcttttgtcgTTTCATACGTGCGTGCCTGCGGAGGTGAAGAGAATgacatttcaaagaaacttttcATAGAGTATCTGTTTTGGGAAAACAGATTGTGCAAGCTTAAAAGTTCTATTAGTCACTGCTCAGTTTAAGTTCATCTCAGTACAACGAAAATCGAGTTATCTTTTCTCCCTCGTCAAAATCGATTACGAGCGCATGTATTTCATGACCAAGCTTTGCACTACacagaaatagaaaaacaCCGAGTTAAACTTACGTAGAAAACTGCACCCTCAGTTTATATCTCtcaatgttattatttatcatttttgttggTAACAAATAACTTAATTACACCTTCAAAAAATAGACATTACTTCATTGTAATTACACACAGCGGAATTACAGAGTTTTGAAAGtatttgaagagaaaaaaagtccTCATTTGATTGCAAACATGTTAAACTTGAATAGTAGAGCGAAACAAGCGTATCAAAACTAACTGCAACTGATCTGTGTGATAATGTCATAGAACAATCATTAAAATTTACCTAATGAGATccatttttcatttacttGAACATTTTTTCCGGATGAAATAAACCGAACCTTGGCAAACTTCACGGTTGGGCTGATATCAAACCAAGCTCACCTCAAGGCTCGACGCAATTCGTAAGCTTGGTTGACAAGCCTGCTACCATCGCAACCAAAGTTAACCTGACAGTAAAACACTtttgaatatttcttttttttttttgcaaaaaacgaaaatgtaACCTTGTCTTCTCAGCCTCGACTATATTCTTGTGTTCTTCAACAATTCGAGAGTTTCCTAAACTTTGCGATGGTCCACTCAAAGAAAACTATTGTATCGTGTAAACGTCATAAGATGTCCTAGACCCTAATGAGCCATGCAAGTGAATTCTCTTCTCTATGAAGCAATGACGAAATTGCCGATTCGTTTATCTAAGGGTGAGTGATCTTCGGACCGATTTGCTTGCATAACTGCCGTAGTGTATTGTATTAAAGCTTTATCTAGCCACGTGATTGGGTTAACAGCGAGAAGTCCGCCTTCGAAAAaaccaagatggccgccatgGCGCGTGATGACAAACATCGCTGACTCGTTgctctctaaaaaaaaaaaaagacagaaataTAGAAACGTGAAAAATCGAAAGAGCGTGTTTCCTCTGAAATCACAGACATCTAAAACTCGAGTCTCTAAGGAAATCCATCCACTAGACAATACAAAACACAAACTAGAATCCTGGAGAGCTATCTATCAGAACTGGTAGGTATTTCCAAGGAGGGCGCGCGTACCCCTCCTAGCTCAGCCACTCCTGAgcgtgttaaaaaaaaacaaaaaaaaaaaacaaacaaaaaaaaaaaacagcaagcCAGAGGCGAGGCACGATAGAAAAGAAAGAGTTTTCTGTGTAGACACTGCGTCGTACCCTTTTCAACCCTAACTTTGCTCTTTGCTACCTGATCAAGTTACCCTGATCTAACGAGCGCGTTCGTGGAGGAATGTGATTCCACGCAAACGCTAACCCTGAGCCACACGTCTGCATGACACTCTCGCTTCCTTCATAAACAGAACGCGAAGGAAACAATACTTACTGACATGGTTGTGGGGAGTAACATACAACTCCTCGGGAACTAAGGGATCGTCTAAGGCATTCAACAGAAGGACCGGAATTTGTACCTgtggaaaaacaacaaaggagtaatgacaataatattcaaaatcgtttcaacaacaacaataatggCACCGAAACGtaacaaaatttgaatatttaatgagcaaaacaacAGCTTGCACGCCCGACACGTGCGCAATAATTCCGCACGCTTCTGCCCAACAGTTTCGCACGACCTCCACGTGcgtttttaattaattacttGCCGCTctgtgaaaaacaacaacgagaaAAACCAAATTTGCGGTTTTGCAGAAAATGCCCGCTCCcgaagataaaaaaatacatatataacctcaaaaaattaaaacaataaataaccAAACGACATCTTATCAAGGGCTGATTGCCTTTCTTtggcaaaacaagaaaacaccACTTTCGCTAAAATTCATGCAAGCGTTACATACAATTCAAGATGAAAACTTGGTATTTAACGCGTTCATTGTGTCAAGTTTTCGTGTTTCAATTTCCCACCGACACAGCGACAcattttcttaagaaacttAACCCTCCAAGCCAAGATGGTGATTAAGAGCCAGCGTTAGATTACCACAGATTTGTCCAACATTTAAATGATTCCTTCCGATATCCAACCTACaggtctttctttttttctcgaGACACTGAAGTTGTCAGACGTTCAGAGAAGAAATcataaagaaatcaaaatcacGCATATTAATGCAACCCATCCGCCgaacaattttttatttttagtttgcGGGCAACGAGAACGCCCCATTTCTTACGGTTGACGTACTTTACTAAAATTAAAAGTCGAGATTTTTGTGAATATCTGTTACTTCGTTTCCACGGTCGTAGAGATAGAAACCTGGAACAATGAGGTGTATCCTTGGTTAATGTAGGTCTCGTTGCTGAGTGCAAGGTATCGTTTCTTCAAGCTCTAAAAGTGAATCCAATGCTTGAATTACTTGCCTGATTAATATAATTGCAACAACTGCTACGTGCGTAAAAATCATCAAGATGATGGAATCCTGCCATCTTTCTGCGGAAATATGATTATGGAATTCACGGATGAGATCAGAAGATGGCAAACTGATTTGGctcaaaaagagaaaagggtAAACGACGccaaaacacaacaacaaaatagaTAGACGAGCAGAAACATAGGTAAACTCCCCCCCCCGTGCCCCGAGGAAAATTTTGGGAGAAAATTCAAATAGCTCTCATTACAGTTAGTAGCGGTTATGAAACGTAACAGAGGTTAATGGGTTGTTTTCCAGCATCGTCTACgtgcagctgtaaacaaaacaaagcgtTGCCTGTAaactcaactgtaataacagctgtTGACTGACAGGTGCTAACGTTCCAGATTTTCAATATTAGTCTTAATCGAGGTCAATTTCTTCAGAAAGACAGTCCTCGTGATTCAAAGCATTGCCTTGTTTGAGCGATCAAATAAGATTGAATGTATTTcataaagaaaatattgaatcTTGCCTGAAACAGGTTCAAATGCAAAGAGGATCTAAATGGGAAGTTTAAGAATCATGCGATTCCTCTGCACAAGTTTTTACCGTAAGGTGATTCCCTCGTGGCTTAAGTCACGTGACTATTGCCttcttcattcatttcacCTATTACTTACTTAGTGTAAACATCATCAAGTTCAGCAAGTGAAGACGACGAACGCACGTGATGAATGGAGGCCTTGTGCCGATGCGACGTGAAGTTTGGTCCTTCAAATAACACACGAACATGACGGTCGATAATTTTCTTCATGTTCTGTGTCATTCCCCAGTTGTAAAGTCGCCGAAGGCCGTTCCATTGGTCAAGAAAAGTCTTTGCTCTACGGTAGATGAATAAAAATAGTTGTGTGGTTAAATCTTTTCAGGCCAACATTTCATTATTGCgcaatgcaaaggctagaaAATTGTTTGTTCTGGGCAAAAGATGTTATCATTTTCAGCACTCTTTCAATGACATCTCATCGGGACAGTAGACTGCGAATAGTCTAAATTTACACTTTACTGTTAAAATGGTATTTGTGGATTGGAGATTGGAAGGAAAAATTGCAGCTTTGCCGTCAAGCGCTTGCATGGTCAACACGCACACGCACGCGCACGCGCACGCGAACGCGAACGACTCCACGGACACGCGACGCGCGAGCGAAGCGCCGGAAAATTATTTGTCTCTCTTACTAAAATCAGACACATCACGTTTAACTTACCTTAGTATGTCGTATCCTTGGCAAACCGAGATCCCGCATTCGAAGTATTCCTGTCGAGATGGAATTTCACCGAGGTATTTCATAAGTATATTTGCTCCCATGGAAAAGCCTACACCAACGAGTCTCTTGTGATTAAGTTTGGAGGTTAGATGAGTTACGACAGCATCAAGTTCTTCCGTACCACCTACATAAAGAAACTACATTAATTAATCATCCGGACCAAGTGATAGGTCACGCACTAGCTTAGAATTACCTATTTTCttcgtcattttttttctctttcatcttcgttttctttcccCCAGAAAACCCATCTCCGACGTATTTGCACAGGCGACCAGTTTGGTTCCGACCAGTTTCTTCATTCTTACATGAGCTTGAATAATAACTTCGCTAATAGCATTTGTAGTACCGCATTAAAAATTGGCCCAGTCCCCAAAGGTGTAGTCTGTAAATACAAGTTTTCAACCTTGGTCCTGAGTCCACTCTTTGTCCGACCCGTGTCAAAACATTATCCGGGTAAACGACTAAATTCATGTGATCCGTGTCACTTTATCGACGGGTCCGCACTCGAATTAATTTTCTGCCGTGCCGACGggctttattaattttgttcgtttttctttcgttgATAAAACGACGTTAAAACGAGAGAGGAAGACAGAATTTCGTCATCTACCTTACATACAACTTACTCACCATAAGTAAATAGCCTTGGAGTGGACAaaccttcttttttctttgcccCCAAATGATTAAGAACTGCCACTCTGAAACCTTGATTCATGGCGTAGTCAGCAAATGTTCGCACATATTGCGTTTCGCTACAGTTGGCAATTCCAGGAACAATGACTATTGTAAGTTTCTcctacaaacaaacaaacaaattcaagTAGAACATTAAATAATCATGTTGagaatgatgataataataatgataataacttaCTTACATATaaaataagaacaaaaatacCTATGaacataaattttaaaatattattacgTTCTTTGAAACTGACTATATGATGCTAAAAGCAGTAAAGATGTAACTAAAGACGTCGACCATGATACTAATAATGACGACGATGCTAACGGTAATAGTCAAGTTAACGACGAAGTTAATACCAATGACGATGCTGACGACgacaacaataatgataacaacaaTGGTGCTGATAATAGTAAAGTTgttgatgacgatgacgatgatgatgctGATGACAATCACGTTGATGAAGATAATGAAAGTGATGCTAAAGACGATAATGCCACAGAGATGGGAACGGAGATGTTGATGaccataataattacaattataaTAAGAAtcataatgatgatgacaatggtGCTTTTGACAGTTACGTTAATGTCAAAGAcattaatattgataataataataataatgatgatggaGGCTATGTAAAAGTAAAGATATTGATgacaatgataacaataataatactgaTGATGACGATGGTGCTTACAGTAGTGAAGGGGATGATtgtgatgataataataataataatggaaataatgatgatgatgacgatggcGCTTATGACAGTGAAGATGATGATgccaatgataataataataataataactgataaaaataatgatgatgataatgatggtGCTTGTAAGAGTGAAGGTGATATtggtgatgataataataataacaataataaaaataaagacgATGACGATAGTGCTTATAAGGGTGAAGGTGATGATGGccatgataatagtaataataactctaataaaaattataatgatgatgacgatggtGCTTGTAACagtgcaacctcgttcccagggttttTCTCCGCCAAGGAGAGGATGGGCCCATCCTCTCctcggcggagaaaagccctgggaatgaggttggtAACAGTGAAGGtgatggtaataataattttaataatagtgAAACCAATAATGATGACGGTAGTGACGCTTATGATAGGGAAGGCCCTGTTACAGTGgttttgctgttttaatttcataaccagttaaaaaaatgaaacttcgTGCAATATGAAAGGATTTTTGCCAGGAAAAGCTAATTAGTATTTTGGTATAGATTGCATCCAAACTTGAAGGCATTGAccattattttcaagtttcaagccATTTTCCATCTTTACCGTGCCAAGCAATAAATGGCAAAAGTTAAATTCAGTGTACTGACAAAAGGTcttgcaaacaaaatgtttgttttagtttttattttgattgagTTGAAGCATTTTTAACCCTATGGTCAGTGATAGAGCATCTGAACTAGTAATTGGAAAATGTATAAAATGTTGGAGTAATCATAACTAGAATGCAAACCTGTGACGCAATATAAAACAATCACATCATAAGAGGCAAGATGATGCTGTGGCTGCCTAATACCTGATTTTCAACAAATACTGCATTCTTAGCAGGCTCAAAGACCTCATACGAAACCACAGTGCCATCTGTCAACTGAGTGAAATACAAGGTTCCTGTCAATATCGGGCATGATTTACGACCACAGAAAGCAGCAATGATGGTctgaaaatggccatttttacCCCAAAGTATCGGTGGTTGATACCTGCAAATCAAAAGAGAAAGCCTTTACTTTTTGCACAAGGAAAAGCTTAAGTGAACAGCTAGCATTTTATTTGCTTAatcttgcaattttttacACCTGGGATGGATCCAGGGGGGTTGACTTGGGTGACAAGTCCCCCCCTTTTTGGAAAGTAAAGTGTTAtctttttttgattttctaagttttatttaataaatatatacaacTTTAGTAACAAATTTCACATTCCCTAAATTGTTACCAGAAAACTGTCACCcccttttcaaaatcctgCGTCCCCATAAACACCAATTAAATGatgataacaacaacaaagatgGTTGGAATTGGGGATCAGCCTTCTAGTTGTCTTCGACACGGGATTACAGAGCAACAGATTGATAAATTGAGACTGAGGCATAATCAATAACATTAGGCATCAGCCTGACACAAAACTCTTGCTAAGAAAATTttacaatttattttcctACCTGATTAAAAcctcaaaaaaattttctttacaaGATTTCCACATCATTATAAACCATTAAATTGGTCAGTTTAGGCTGCTAAAAAAGTGACAACAATTGAATCTGACTAGATTCAATGAAAtggataataaataatttatataaaaattgaaagcttGTCTAATTTGTCTGGTCTATTACTATCGTCAGATCTGTtcgtttattttaaaaaattgagaGGTTACCCCTAtcgagataaaaaaaaaaaatttatcgcTGCCTATCGTGTTTAGCCTTTGCTATTTCTGGGCAGTGGAATTTGTAGGTGTGAAATCATTGAATAAAGTAACGGGAACGGTAAAACAGGAAATTGATTGAAACAGCTCTTCAAGACAATTCACAAGAAGCCATATTCTTCCAATCTAATCtcattctatagttttgtTATTTAGTATTTACAGGTTCGGTTCCAACGAATGTTGTGCTTCTAACTGCAAATCGTTCGTGCGTATTTTAGCGTTGTTAATCATAACTAATTTTGACCCTAGATTTCAATGACACTTTAATAAGAATTAGGAAGGTTTCGCTGTATtgttaaccctaaccctaaaaccTAAAGATAGAATGAGTTTAACTTCTggaagaaagaaatgttaaaaagaaataacatcAAGTAATTAATGCCAAAATACCTCATTAAATTAACATATTATGCCTTCAAGACAGCTCCTCTAATGAAATACTGCCAACAcgaaagtaaaaataatttgggagaaaaaaaaaaacgatttaaCATTTCTGCCTTGCACTGAAACAAGTTATCTTTGAGGATAAAAACCGCTCCTTCCTTCattctcaatttctttctttatagCTGAGCTTGCCTTTCGAAAGGCTATATTTTGTCGAGTTTATCGTTGGCAACAGCGAGAGGCGAATTCTAACAACTTGGCAAATGATCATCATAACTTAATAACTTCTACAGTGCTGTTTTGAAGACTGATCGCGGAATGCTAAAAcgaaattgaaataaatacCTAAATTCCATCACAAACattgtgtatttttttataataacaACCACAAATGTATGAGTTTGCCAAATAAGAAATAGTGCACAACCGCCTTTGAGTTTAAAAGGCACTCATCGCTATTTATGTAACTCgaaggggaaaaaaaatataaaatttgaaagtatTACACCATTGCGGATCATATTGTGGATCTAGAAATAGTTAACTTAACTGAAATGAGGATAGTGTgtattgaacaaaaaaatccttgtaAACTCGTATTTATTTGCTATGCACGCGGGCGAGGGGTTGTAAACATCGATGTTTGCCAAAATATACCCTTGTAAAACCAAACCACGACTCACCGTTCTAAATTTGAAGATATGTTTGACAACAAAACGTTTGAAATCAAGAACAGAAGCAATtcaacaaattttcatgttgaaCAAAGCTGGCATAGAAAGAACATTGCACATTTGAAGTTTGTTAAAGTTAGGAATATAGGGAACACCTTCGATAAACATActtacttttcaaacaacattggaCA
This portion of the Acropora palmata chromosome 13, jaAcrPala1.3, whole genome shotgun sequence genome encodes:
- the LOC141863981 gene encoding monoacylglycerol lipase ABHD2-like translates to MAVAVVLILTAVLLFLIIRILNLADASRVPRIISSKNPFTSRVLRSCPMLFEKYQPPILWGKNGHFQTIIAAFCGRKSCPILTGTLYFTQLTDGTVVSYEVFEPAKNAVFVENQEKLTIVIVPGIANCSETQYVRTFADYAMNQGFRVAVLNHLGAKKKEGLSTPRLFTYGGTEELDAVVTHLTSKLNHKRLVGVGFSMGANILMKYLGEIPSRQEYFECGISVCQGYDILRAKTFLDQWNGLRRLYNWGMTQNMKKIIDRHVRVLFEGPNFTSHRHKASIHHVRSSSSLAELDDVYTKKMAGFHHLDDFYARSSCCNYINQVQIPVLLLNALDDPLVPEELYVTPHNHVKSNESAMFVITRHGGHLGFFEGGLLAVNPITWLDKALIQYTTAVMQANRSEDHSPLDKRIGNFVIAS